From the Bradyrhizobium ontarionense genome, the window AACTTCGCCTCATGCCACGCCTGATAGGTCAGGCTCGGAATATCGAGATCGGGTCCGGTGAAGTCTTTCGGGCTGCGCAACGTCGGCATGCGCGCGTAACTGAGCCACGGCCCTTCGCAGCCTTCCTCGGCCTTGTCGAGTACCAGAATGTTGCTGACGCGCGAGCGCAGCAGACCGAACGCCGTCGCAAGGCCCGACTGGCCGCCGCCGACGATCAGCACGTCGAGCGCAGGACCACCATCGGGACCGACGACCGGAGTGAGCCACGGCATGCCGGGATGGGCGATCCTGGCGAGATCGCTGCGAACCTGGGCCGTCAGCGCGGCAAGGCCGTCGCTCATGCCGGCCACCGGACGAAATACACGCATTCGCGATCGACACGCTCGCTGTCGCTCACGCTCTCTCCATCGTCATCATCACCCGGCCCATGAAGCTTAGCAAAGCAAGCTGCGCGCCAACCATACCGATTTGTCCGCCGCCCATAACAGCTTGTTATGGGATCGCCACCCCGCTTAAGCTCGGGTGCTTTCCGCAGCAAGGCACGAGGTCGCATGCCGCTCAATCTCCGCCAGATCGAGGTGTTCCGCGCCATCATGATATCAGGCTCGATCAGCGGCGCCGCGCGGCTTCTCTCGGTCTCGCAGCCGGCGGTCAGCCGGCTCCTCGCCTACACCGAGGACGGACTAAAGCTGAAGCTGTTCGAGCGCATCAGCGGCCGGGTGCAGCCGACGCCGGAGGCCAAGCGCCTGTTCGCCGAGGTCGAGCACATTCACCGTGGCGTCGCGCGCATCAACGATCTCGCCGAGGAGTTGCGCGCCGGCGGCACCGGCACGATCCGGGTCGTGGCGAGCCCGAGCGCGGGACACGGCATGGTGCCGGATGCACTGGCGCGGCTGCGCAGCCGCTTCCCGGATTTGCGCGTCGAGTTCGAGTCGCTGACGCTGCTGGAAATCGTCAGCCGCGTCGGCAGCGCACGCGCCGATCTCGGCATCACCGTGCTGCCGGTCGACGAGCCCACGGTCGCGGTGGAGACGATCGCGGAAGGTGCACTGCATGTGATCATGCCGGCCGATCATCCGCTCGCCAAGCTGCGCAGCGTGCGTCCGAAGGACATGACACCCTATCCGCTGGTCGGCTTCGGCCCGCAGACGCCGTACGGTCACATCGTCACGCAGGCCCTGGCCGGCGGTCCGGAGCCAACGACGGTCGTGCGCTACACGCCCGATGCCTGCGCCATGGTGCGCGCCGGCGCAGGCCTCGCCGTCGTCGACGAATTCGTGCTGCGCGGCCGCGCCTGGCCCGACCTCGTGGCACGGCCCTTGGCGCCGAGGACGCCGATGCGGGCCTATCTGCTGACCCCGCGCTTCGAGCCGCTGTCGCGCAATGCGGCTGCGCTGGCGGATATCTTGCGCGGACGCGATCGGAAGGGTGCACCGACGAAGCGGTGAGTTGCGGAGCCATCGCCGCAGCGACGGTGCGCTCCCTCTCCCCGTTCGTACGGGGGCGCGACCAGCTTCGCTCGCGCTGAGAGGGTTGGGGTGAGGGGGACTCCCCGCACGCGGGGCGAGGCGGGGCCCCCCGCGCGCCTTGATATCTGCGCCGAAAGCCAGCGGGTATGAGACAGAATCGCGTCCCGCTCGGATGGACCTGAACTCATAACCACGACTACGCTGCGAGCCACCCGCCATCGACCGGCAGCACGATGCCTGTCGTGAACGACGCCTCGTCGCTGGCGAGGAACAGCGCGGCAGCTGCAACTTCATCGGCCTCGCCGAAGCGCTTCATGGCGTGGCGCTGGCGCGAGGCGTCGCGCAC encodes:
- a CDS encoding LysR substrate-binding domain-containing protein, with translation MPLNLRQIEVFRAIMISGSISGAARLLSVSQPAVSRLLAYTEDGLKLKLFERISGRVQPTPEAKRLFAEVEHIHRGVARINDLAEELRAGGTGTIRVVASPSAGHGMVPDALARLRSRFPDLRVEFESLTLLEIVSRVGSARADLGITVLPVDEPTVAVETIAEGALHVIMPADHPLAKLRSVRPKDMTPYPLVGFGPQTPYGHIVTQALAGGPEPTTVVRYTPDACAMVRAGAGLAVVDEFVLRGRAWPDLVARPLAPRTPMRAYLLTPRFEPLSRNAAALADILRGRDRKGAPTKR